A region of the Apus apus isolate bApuApu2 chromosome 5, bApuApu2.pri.cur, whole genome shotgun sequence genome:
GGGAAATGAGGGCGACCGCGGCCGGGGAGAGGGGCCCGGTCCCGCACCgctcccgccccggccccggctccCCCCAGCGCGGGCGGAGCGGCCAGAAGggccccccccaccccccgccccccgcgtCACAAAATCaaggaatggtttgggttgacAGGGACCTTAGAGATCCTCGCCTTCCATCGCCCCCGggccagctgggagctgagggcCGGGCAGCGGTCGGACCGCCGCCCGGGACTGCGGAGAACGGGGGCAGGAGGAAGTGGAAAAATGGGTCTGAAAGGGACGGAGGGTGGGGGTTTCCAAACCCCAGAAGCCCGGGAAGGGGGTGCATGCTTGTACCTAACTGACAGCACTGACATGGCACCCCCTTCCCGACCCctttcctgctcctcttcctcactcagctctgccttcttGCTTGTCTGTTATGGTCCCCAAGGTGGAGATGCCAGAGGGGAATCATGCTCCCAACGCCCCAAAGCATGACATTTCCAAGGAGGAGGGTGAGAAAGCAGCTTTATTTGCTGTGAGCTCACCCCGTGAGTTTATTGAAGAAGGCTGTCTTGGGGTGCACAGggaggatgatcagaggacaCCCACTTGTtgtgtgggagcagggagaaagGTCCCATGGGAGCCACATGTCTCACCCAGCAAGGTCAGGCAGCAAAGATTGGGGTGAGCAaggtggaggggaaggagaaaggtggCCCTGGAACTGCTGGGTGAGGTGGGGTTAGAGCCTGTTGTACTGCTGTATTCTGCTGAAGACGACAGCCAGCACCACGATGGCCAGGATGAAGGAGAGGGTGCCCAGGCAGACCGCAGCGATGTTGAGGTTCTTGGCTACGATCCCGAAGCTTTTGGCACCTTCTGGGTCCCTGGCGATTTTCTTGTCTCTGGCCTGCAGgttgggagagggagaaaggtaGTGAAATGGCGCAAGATGGCAGTGGGGGGTGGTGGCAGTGGGGCTGAGGGGACATCCTAGTCTCCCTCACCACCAAGCAGTGAGGCACTGGCACTGGGAtccaccaggctctgctgcaaCCCCCAAGAAACCCATCCCAGCCCAGGAGAAATGGAGCTTGTGGCAGCCTGAGAGCATTTTCTTAATAACTTCCTAAAAGCCATTAGGCTTTGCCAAGCACTGCCCAGTCCTCTcggggggcagagctgggcaggggggggTCTGGGTGGGAGTGCCCACGTGGCACTTGCTGCGGTGCTACAGACACCGACACGTGCCTCTCTCCGGTTATCGGGGCACCTGTTAGCAGCAATTCACTTCCACGGTAATAAAGGGAAATTGTGCCTGGAGCAGCTGTTCCTTATCACAGGTAGGGGCTCGCCAAGGCCACGGGAGGAGAACTGGATGCACTGTGCTGTTTGGGTCCTCCTGCCTGACACAGCAAAGGAGGACGGGTGGCCCTCAAGTAGGAATGTGAGGTGTGGAGCAGCaaggggaggcaggaggtggcaggaggtggcaggagggaggagggggaaggtcCTGGGGGAGGCAGGAAGTGGGCATGGGGTGGTCTGGGGCAAGCTGGGGCAGGGTGAGACAGGGTGGGACAGGGTGAGATGGGGTGCGACAAGATGGGACAGGAAGAGATGCAACTAGGGAGCCCTGGCATGGGAGAAGGCAGGGGGCAGGACCCCCGAGCCGGGcaggggggtggtgggaggggaagggggtgATTTTCACCTCACCTTAACAGAGAAGACCAGCGCGATGAAGCCCAGGCAGAAGGGGTTGCAGAACATGGTGTTGAAGAAGGACCAGAGCACAAAGTCCTGGGGGTTGGGGACAGGCTCCGGCTGGATGAAAGTGGTGACAGTGGGGCCGAAGGAGGTCATCGGGGCTCCTGCCCCGTTCCTACCGTAGGGCTGTTGCATGTTGATGCTGATGGGCTGGGGGTAGTTCTCCATGGCAGCCGGCAGGGCGAGGAGCGGGGGCACCCGCGCCCGGGCGGTTATAGGCAAGAGGTTTGCTGGGGTGGGGCCAGCCCGCCCCAcggcaggcagggcagggggcaggcaCAGCGGGGCCCTGGGGACGGGCTGTGGGGACAGGTGGGACACTCGGGCGGGCTGCGGGCTCAGGGCTGGGCGGggggagagctgcagccccGGATGCGGTCtggggggcaggcagagggggaTGTCtggggggcaggcagagggggaTGCCTGCGGGGCAGGTGGTGCCGTGGGGCAGGCGGTGCCGTGGGGCAGGCACCTCACCCCTTCATCTTTGCTTTTTGCCCTCTAGGGTTGATAAGGAATTTCTGCCGCGGGCAGGCCAGGGCAGGGTCACATCGTTGGGGTCACTGCGGTGCAGTGGGGACATGTGGCACCGGGGGAGAGCAGGGACACATTGCTGGTGAGGGGGGCAGCCACCGGCCCCCCGAGACCCCCTCCCCAGCTACAAAGCACTGCGGAGGGCTTGATGCCCAC
Encoded here:
- the LOC127385649 gene encoding interferon-induced transmembrane protein 1-like, which produces MENYPQPISINMQQPYGRNGAGAPMTSFGPTVTTFIQPEPVPNPQDFVLWSFFNTMFCNPFCLGFIALVFSVKARDKKIARDPEGAKSFGIVAKNLNIAAVCLGTLSFILAIVVLAVVFSRIQQYNRL